The nucleotide window aagaaagaaagaaagaaagaaagaaagaaagaaagaaagaaagaaagaaagaaagaaagaaagaaagaaagaaagaaagaaagaaagaaagaaagaaagaaagaaagaaagaaagaaagaaagaaagaaagaaagaaagaaagaaagaaagaaagaaagaaagaaagaaagaaagaaagaaagaaagaaagaaagaaagaaagaaagaaagaaagaaagaaagaaagaaagaaagaaagaaagaaagaaagaaagaaagaaagaaagaaagaaagaaagaaagaaagaaagaaagaaagaaggagggaggaaggaagggaggaagggaggatttCAAAAAACAGAGATCAGGAGGTCTCTGGAAATCAGGAAATCCTTTCTAGGCATAGAGGATGGCATGAGCAAAGGTATGGTAATAGAAAAAAACAGGAGGAAAATGGGTAGGATCAAAAGTAGCATAGTATTGGCAAAAGGGAATAATATAAGGCTAAACAGGTAAGTTGGATCCAGATTGTGGTGAATCTCAAATGTGGGAATCATTTCTTTGGCTGGCAATGGGAGCCACTAAAGTTTTTGAGTAAAGGAGTAATAGGATTAAGATTAATTGGGCAACAGTGTATAAGACAGATTGTAAAGGGggtggcctagagacagggagaccaattaggaggctaccATAATTTTATAAGGCTGTGGTTTCCAAATTTTTTTATTGTACACTCAATAAGTCAAAAATTTTGAGTATGTATGCTCTAAAGAAGtaaatatatgtggatatatttacttctttattcattaccatactaataattatatatattataaaacacactaaaatagaaataaaataatgatgagctaaaaataaaatatttgatcttagagtcaACAGAGAAcctctagagtttattgagtgtgGGTATTGATGTGGTCAGAGCTACACTTCTGGGAAATCTCTTTGATAGGTGTGCGGAAGACAGATTAGAATGGGGAGAAACTTGTAGGAAGACCAATTATCGGTTATGaaatagtctaggtgagaggtgatgagggtggTGGCTGTGTGATTAAGGGAAGgggacagaggagagagacatGGAGTAGAACTGACAAGATATAGCCACTGATAGTATATGtggatgttgttcagttgttcagtcatgtctgctcctttcttggaaaagatcctggagtggtttgctattccttTCTCCAGtgtgaccccattttacagatgaggatctgaggtaacaggattaagtaacttgcctagagttgcacagcaaggaagtgtctgaggcccaatttgctGTACCAGCTAGCTGCCCATATATGGATGTAGGGTCAAGGTAAGTGAGAAAATGCTGCCAAACttataaaaaaaaccaaagtaaCTTGAAGGATGGTGATGCTCTCAACAATGATAAGGAATTTTGGAAAATAGTGCATTTGcatttgagggaaaagataatgaaattatATCTGTTATCCAGAGCACAATCCATTCATGATTCTTATACTGACCACTCATTCTGTCCCTTCCAAAGTGAAAATGGAGAGGTGGTTCCTCACCAGTCATTGTCCAGAGCTGCACTAGAAGCAGAATTTTACTAATGGTTTTCAGTTAGGCTAGTTAGACTATAACTGTCCTGAGTGGTTGACATATGAATCAGAATTGGGGAAGGGAGATTGGAAGCAATCAAAACAGAGGGGGAGATTCAGGGTGAGGAATAGGGGAAGGATAGGAGAGGTATTGGAAGGTACAAATCCCATGATTGGCCATTGCAATGAGAATGGGAATCTACTTGTCTTCTCATCCTTAGATTAATTGATCATGTACCCCTTGGGGTCAGGCCATGAGTCCTAGGCATCCTGGACCTGATTTTAGAGACCACACACAGATCTAGGAAAATGAGATGAGGGACTGAACTTGGATAACTGACATGgaagtagaaaagagaaattttaattaaGAGATGAcaagacttgacaactgattggatatatggggTGATAAGAAGAGTAAAAAATTATGACAAGGTTTTCAAAATGGTGATGCTATTaacaggaataaagaaatgaCGGGGAGTTAAAGGAGAAAGATGttaagttcagttttggaaatACTGAATTACAGGTGCAAGTAAACATTCAAATGAGGATTAGAAAATGCAGGTTTGGTGCTCCAGGCAGAGTTTAAAGGTAATGATATAGTCTAGGGAATTCTCTGCACAGATGCAAAAAGTGAAGCATGAGACTAGATGAAATAACCAAGGAAAAGAGTAtagaaagagatatgagaaagacCTACTATGGTATTCTGGGGCATATACATTTAAGGGTTAGGTGAGGATGTGgagtcagaagaaaaaaaacaaagaaaaccatgAATGTTCACTGTCATGgaagccaagggaggagaaattaTCAAACAAGACGGGGTAGTACATAGTGTTATTTTGCAGATAGGTCAAGGACTATTAGGACAATGTATAAAAAGGCCATTGAGTTTGGGCATAAGGAGATCACTAGTGACTAAGAGCAATTACAATAGAGTGGTGAGAACAGAAATCAGAATAcattgagaaattaataaatggtaAGGAAGTAGAGACAgtgaaagtagatttttttttttttttttttttagaaatttaccagtccaggggcagctgggtggctcagtagattgagagccaggcctagagatgggaggtcctaagtttaaatctggactcagacacttcccagctgtgtgaccctgggcaagtcacttgacccccacttaatacatagtattgattccaggatggaaagtaaaggtttaaagaaaacaaatttaccaatgaaagggaaaagagaaaaagaatgataattCAAGGCACTAGAAAggttaagattttctttttttaaatgataaagttGCCCTGAATATATTTGTGGGCTAAGGTGTGAATGAATTAATAGatagggaaagattgaagatgCATGTAAAACAAGATTAGTGGAATAGGATCAATTGTACAATTTGGTGTGTAAATTGGGGAAATTCCTTCTATACATTGGACTTTGGTAATCTTACATGTAACTTCCCCCTGACCCCAAGGGaaaaaagtaacagaaatatggcaaaagatttatttttgtctGGTGTTTTCTAGGGACTGTAGTGAGAATTCCATCTATAATCACTTCCACATTGAGCTCTGTCTGGGAAATCCTTCTCTTGGAGcttccttattttccagttttgtcGGATGAATCTTAATAGTAAGTGGATGGGGAGTAGGAATTATAAAATGGAGTCACTGCATAGTCCAGTGAGAGTGGAAAGAGGACTGGGCTGAAAGTCAAGAAGACATATATTTGAGTCCTGGTATTACCATTAAGTCAGGTTTTAACCTTGGTCATCAGTCACTTCTTTGTCTCAACTTTTGCCATCTAAAAGTAGTGGTCCTTGCCAAGAGATGCTATATGTAAGCAAAGAAAGTCTGATCGGATGATCTCTAATGTGCTTTCTAGCACTGATATTCTCAGATTCTATTTGGCTTGATATGCCTGAAGGGACTCTTCTCATGTTTGTCTATGTTCTTGAGCTAGACTTAATTATCAAGAAAACAGTATGGAGACCAAAAGATCTTTCTCCTGGACACCCTATATCATATTTATGGGAGACTTGATTCCAAAACAGTGTCTCTACCTTcccccccacctctctgccctatctatcccttcattttaaatctCTCTGGAGTTTAATAATCCATTCTCAGATTGGTGAAAAGAAATTAGGATTGTAGGGGGTAGCTAGGTTGCTCATTgtttagagagccaggcctagagacaagaggtcttgggttcaaatatgacctcagacacttcctagctgtgtgaccctgggcaagtcacttaaacctctatTGCCTaatcctggaaccaatacacagtattgattctaaaatggaaggtaaggtgtttttttttttaattaaaaaaaaaaaaaagaaattgggattATTTAACCTAGAGAGCAAACGTTATagtaggagatcaggaaaaggaCATCATCATTTTCTCCAAAGTACTTGAGGGGTTAACCAATGGAAGAGCCATTACATATATTTTGCTTGGGCCACAAATATACAACTAGGACTGATAGGTAGAAGTTAGAGAGAAATACACATCAGCTCAACATAAAGGAAAATTTCTTGATAATTAAGGCTgtcaaaaaaaatggaatgagctgcctGGGATTAAAGGTGGAGATAAGGGATTTTGTTTTGGATTCCCAGCTTCTTGTCCTCTCATTCtatcctctctccatccctccataTTCCCTCTACTTTCTTTCCAGTCTTTCAGCCTTCACCGATGCTGATACTTCATCTGATCTCTCCTGTTTCCACTTGGTTGACTCCTTCTTCCTCTAGAGATTTGTTTTCTCCATATTCTATGTGTTTTGGTCCGCTGCTTCCCCATCCCATCCCACACTACATTTCTCCCTTTATCACTTGCAGATAACCTTGTTCCACACTTACACGAATCTGTCCCTGCCCTATCTGTACCTGGTAATTTTCCTAGATGTAGCTACGAATTTATTCACCACACATTAGAATACATGTCTAATTCTGCTTTTATATACGATTGTATGGATATACAGATAGTTTCTCAGGGGGACCCAGATACCCTTCTCATCTACTACTTTCACACACCCTGAGGCTATCCATTTCAGGATggaggctggggtggggggaggaactTGGGGGAGAAACAACTACTGCATAGTCACTATGGCAACAGAGCCTAGCAACAGCTGAGAGACTGATGTctggagggggaaaggaggttGGGTGCTGTGTAATAGCCAAATACAGAACTTGGGGTTTTGAATTCCCCTGTTTCTACCCAAACCAGCCAGCCTCCACCCTCTTACCCCTCACTTCCACCCACCCTGCCTCAGAGCTGCCACTTAGGAGCCCTCCCATTAGAAATGCTGGAGCTGGGGAGCTACTGGGGAGAGCTAATCACAGGGAAAGTAATGCAGCATTAGGGAGCTCTGAGGAGGTTGCGTCAAGGTTGAGGAGCAAGGCCCCAAATGAATAATTAGGGCAGCTTCCCTCCAGCCTCCCACTTCCCCttcatttcttattatttctcctccctttttctccttccatttccccaAGTTTCTAATCTCcctatataaaaaagaaaatccttttcttcatttatttatctattcatttaacctcttctttccttctgcctCCTTTTGCCTTAAATACCTGGCTATCTTGCTATGTCTCTCTTTTGGGGGGGTTGGGGCGCAGATCTGTGATTTTGCTGGCAAAACGTAGTTTCGATGAGGAAACTTTCTCTATTAATGAATGAAAGTTGACACCTGCTCTGCAAATGATAGTCTTTGAGAGTGGACTGGAGCATTTAGAGGGCAAGCATTTGCCTCAGATTACACAGCTAATATGGGCAGGAGACAgatcttgaattcaagtctttctaagACCAGCTCTCTAAGCATTACATCACATTGCCCCATCCCactctatctccctcccttcccctccggAGTTAAAGCTTGAGACCCCAATTGGACTTACCTTCAGGTCAGAGCTGGGCTATAGGTGCAAGGGATTCCTCCACcctgtctttctcttcccttctcccattacccattCCTCTCAACAGGGGTCACAAGGCAGAAGTAGGGGGCTTGAGTATTTTGCAaaggttttatttgaaaattcTGAAACTTACATCCCACGAGAATCAAAGATTATCACcacaagaagaaagagagataatacaaaaatatatatcacaGCATAGGGGGCAAAGAGGggcaaggaaaggagaaggaagagaagagagaagaatgcAAAGAGAAAAAGTGGGCTTGGAGAGGAAGCAAAGGAATGGGGGAGGAAGGGCAAATgacagaggtagaaagaaaagaggaaaaaagaggcagAGTGAGAGAAACAAGGAATGGTAGTGGGTAAGAAGGGCATAGCTGTGGGTACTGGGGGGGGCAGAGTGCCCAATGGCCTTGAGCCTCCTGGCTTTGCTTCCTCCAAAGCCGAGGCTAAGTTAATGAGGCCACTCCCTTAATAAAGAGCTGGCTCTGGGACTCTGATATCCAGAGGGACTGACACATAGACAGAAACAGCTGGCATTAGCAAGACGGAGGTGACTTGGGAGCTTTCTCCGGGGCGTGGGAGGTGTCTACCCCGGAACCCTTTCAGATACCAGAATTGAACTGGATGGTAAAGGGTGAGGCTCAGGGACTGCGGTGTCCTCCTCCACTCCCATCAAGAGGTCCACAGAGTGGTAAGAGCGCCTGGGGTGGGGTAGGGATAGGCTAGGACAACTAGGGAGGGAGAGCTGGGAAACACAAGACATTAGGTGGATGGGGGCAGTGAAAGCGAAGGGCATTAGAAGCCCCCCAAGCTCACTCCCTTCCCACCTGTAGGGCAGCATGCAGGGGCCACAAAACCTAAGTGAGTGTGCAAGAGAGCATGTGCAAGCCACTCAATGTGACAACAGAGTGTATATGGGAGAGTTAATATCTGTGGAAGTTAAGTGTGCGTGAGAGTATGGCCAATTAGGTGGTCAGATGGAGATGAGAAGGTTTAAAAGAAGTGATGAATGAAAGCCTGGGTGGGAcaagagggaaggagaatgtAAGAGATTAGTTTGGAAACAGATGTGGAAAAGGGTGAGTGCAAAAACCTATCTGTACAAGAGAGTGTGTGCAATATGGTTCTGATGTGGAAGTGAGCATTGGAGGCTTTTGTGTGAGTGCGCAAGGGCTTTGGGGGAGACGAGCCCCATCTGTGGGATGTGAACGGGGAGGCTGCCTTTGGGGCCTGGGGAGTGTGCAAGAGAATGGGTGTGCAAGAACAGGAGCAAGGGTCCTCTGCCAGCAGCATCTGGGGCCCCGGCTCACCacagctgccccacccccagcGGGATGGTGGCTGGGTAGGCCCCATGGGCTTCTGGTTGGCCGGACCCCACCACTGAGGGGCATCACAGATTCACCAGGGGAATCctaaggggaagagggaaagggcaaAGTCAGGGACCCTGGGATGGGGCCGAGTCGGGGACGGGAGGCCTTGGCCGGAGTTGGGTGGAGTCGGCGTCGGGGGCGGGGCCGTGGAGAAGGGGTGGAGTCAAAAGTAAAGAGGGGGAGTCAGAACCAAAGGGGCGGGGCCAGCGCTAACAAGATGGCGTCGTGGCTAAAGGATCGTAATTAATGCTTGCTGGAATGGACTGGGCAATAGAATTATAGGCTCATAGTTCATAAAATCATAGTGttagagctgtaagggacctAGAGATAATGTGGTCTCACCCCTTCAGGTGGGAAAGAGATCTGGAGGTGGGGTAAGAAAAAAGACGATATAGCCCAATCAGACACACTCCACAGTCTAGCCGCCCACTGCCCCTCTTCCCCACGAAGACTCACAGCTCCTGAGAAGCCTCCTCGTTCCCGCCCTCGGTCCCACACACTGACCCTTTACTCCAAACTTCTGCCCCATCTCCCCCCTCCTTGAAGCCCTCTCTCCCTCACCGGTTCAACTGGAAAGCAGGGGCCCCCTTGGGCTGGGGGGGCACAGGCCGGAGTCCCCCGTGGGGCTCCTCCCGATCGGGGGTAGGTGTGAGGGAGTCCCCGAAGGACCCCAGCACAGTGACTCCTGCCGGGGACAGGTCAGTGAGGGGCTGCTGACTCTCCTCTTGCCGTAGGGCACCCTGCTGCCCCGAAGGCCTTCGTCGCTTCTGGCTACGGTCCCAGCTGTGGAgagcaaagggaagaagaagTCAGTCACCACCCCCCACCCTTCCCCAAGCAATACCTTCCTTAAATATTGTAGGACATCATCCCATAAAGCTTTGGAAACTTCCTTTGCAGGGGCACTGCCCCCAAAGGAAATAGCCATCCACCATAGAAATTTCTTTGGACACTAGCCCTGAAACACTTTCTCCCAGAACCCTCTGTGGACTCTCCCTCTAGAGGAGGGCTCTTGGGACCACCTCTCCCAACACATCATTATTGACCACCCTCATCTAGGATCCACTCCACAAACCTATACTCCCCAACACGGTCTCAGCCCCAAAGTGGTGTCCTGAGAACCTGAAGTCCTCCCAGCCTCAACAGAATATGAAAAGCTCATCCTCAGACTGTCACCTGTGCATAATGGAAGCTCTATTCcaaactttaattttctttcaggATAGGATATACTAAGGGTCTAATCTTGGTGTGGAGGGAGGCAAAAGAAATTCTCAGACTATAGTTCATCACAGGTATCATGTGGGGGAGAGAGGGTTCAGGAAAGGCAGGGAAGGGACTAACGCAtaaataatttgcttttctctctatAGTGCCTTGACTTCAAAATATGTAGAGctctttttactttcttcatctggtTCTCTGGAAAGAGGAATCTTTTCTATCCCCATGTAGGCTATAGTATCCTTAgagcccctcccccatccctcctATTCCTAGCCTCCCACAGGGTCTCACCCTGAGTCTGTTCCCATCCTCCCCCTTGCCCTGCCCAGGAGTCTAAATCCCACTCTCTGCACCTCTAACATTTCCTGCCCTCACCCACCAATAACTCCTTCTCCAGACTCTAGCTTACCAGAATTTGAAGATTATGCCAGTGGCTACTAGGACAATGATGATAGAAATAGTGATGGTGACATACAGCTGGGGATCCACACCTGTTTAAGGAAGGACCAAGCATTAGAGAAACCTTGGGGAAGAAGGATAACTTAATCTCTGTGGATGCCTCTTGGGTCTTCTGCCTTTACCCAAAACTCTTCCCTGATCTCCAAAGTCATATCTCCCTTTCCCTAAAATGCTCGCTCCTACCTGCATTCTCATCCCAAAAGCATCTAAGATGGTAAAGCTTCAGGCAACAGATGCCTCAGACATCTCTGTCCAGATAGTGGGAATAAACAGGCCATTCAGCTGTCCCCTATCTACTCTTCTCTCAAGCCACCAGTCTCaccttttcatttccatttatttctgtaACTACCATCATAGTCTACATAAAACTCCAATCATAGACATCACAATAACCTAAAGcactggggggaagggagaaggccTAGTATCCCCAATATTAATTCACTCTGTCCAACTGcatttctatctttatttctaGAATCCTTATTTCCCACTTCAAATGAATTTCACCTTCTAAAACTCAGAATTCTCTAACCAGCCTTACCTCACCCCTCAGATGGCCCTTTCATATACCAATCTCACCTTCCCCACGGCCACCAAACAGAAATGGACGAAGGGTGGCAGGAGCTCCCCCAAGGATGATGCCATCCCCATCTCCACGTCTCAGGGAGTCCGAGTTGGGATGTGGGGTAGCCAGACCGTGGGGAACTGCGAAGTAGTCCAATGGCAGAAATCCGGGGTTAGCAGAATTGGGATCCCCCCCATCCTCTCGGGACACTGTGGGGCCCCACACAATGGCCCAGGGGTACTGGGATGAAGGTGGCCCCTCCTCAAAGCTAGATGGAGTGGCAGGGGGTGCAGTATCTGGTGGTACTTGACGCCTTGAACGTGAGACACGGGGGGACCGGCTTGGGGGAGGTGCTcgttcccacacacacacatgtcgAGGAGCTGAGGGACCCCCCCGGGCACATGGGGGACGGGCAGGAGCTGAAGGGGTACGAGGTGAAGAGGTAGATGAGCCCTGGGCTGGAGGTGGGAAGGGCAGCAGGAGCAGTGACCAGAGTGGGAGGAGGTGGGACATCAACAGTGTAGACCTGTattaggaagagaaaaggagtgaGATTAATGACTGTTCCTCACCAGAAACCATTTGTCAAGGGAATATGTTCATAGGGCTAGGGACAAATGGCTAAGACCATTCCTTTGCATAGGGGTAGGGATAGTTGTTTTTTCCTTAGTATAAAGATTTCTCTGTAGAAGCAGGTGAGATCTCTTGCAAGATTTTAACTAGTTTGTACCTCTCTaacatattctttttctttatgacgGGGTTTCCTAGGATTGGGTCAATGAGAAAGGGTCAACATCCTAAGGAATGGGATTTCTGGATTCCCTTTTGATGACCAATACCTACCACATCCTGGATTCCATATCTGAGGTCTCCCTCAGCTATGATCCTGATTCTCAGTCTTCactgaaggagagaagagatacaTAGTTACAGTCTATAATTCCCTTTccaagaacttttttaaaaactcttatcttaaaGATTTTACAAATTCTATActaaggggggggcagctgggtagctcagtggattgagagtcaggtctagagacacgaggtcttggattcaaatccaacctcagacacttcttagccaggagaccctgggcaagtcacttaacccccattgcctagcccttaccattcttttgccttagaactaatatacagtattgattctaatgtggaaggtaagattttttaaaaaaatatattctaaaagtcagttccaaggtagaagagcaataagggctaggcagttggggttaggtgacttgtccaggatcacatattgaggaagtatctgaaggcagatttgaacccagggcctctcatctctaagcctggatgtctatccaccaagtcacctaactgctcctcATACTACTTCTGAACTCTTGACTTGGGCATCCATCCATCTCTTAATCAATCCTATGTCTGTCCTTCCCATCCTTCTTCTTCCCAACCTCTCCATATTCCCAAAATTAACTCCTTGTCCTAAGTAGtagtattattgcttttattgcTGCTCCCCAAAATCACCTGCTTCTCATCCACTGGGAGTCACTGTACTCtagtctcttctcctctcctaccCCTGAACCAACCAGTCCCCACAATTCCCCTCTCTTCCCAGaatgtttttgtttcctttcttctcacttccTTTGCTCCCAGCTCTCAGAACATCTTCTAGTTTCATAGACTTAAAATGGGAAGGGACATTGTTGGTCCTCttatccaaccctttcatttacagatgaggaaactaaggtcagaGAGTGATTTGCCATGTAGTGCATGGAAGATTCTATATTGGAACCTAGATCCTTTGATCCTAAACCCAATATTCTATGCCATGCTGCCTGGCCTCTGATTTTTGTTTAGGGTCCAAGAATTGTGTGAGCATTTGAGCAGGAACTATAgggaaagagatccaaaaaagggCAAGAGGAAGATGAAGATGCTTTGCTTGGGATGGGGTAGAtagttctttcccttttgttccttaacttctttgtaacCCCATGTTCTAGGAGGCCATGCCCTTCATGGGTAGGGTCCCAGATATCCAAAGGGGAAGACAAAAGCATAAACTAAAATTTTTGTTGTTAGTGTTTAATCAGCTAAGTGCCCAGGTGCTTTCTGAAGGGAGCTGAGAGGGAGTAAGCCTCTCagtaaaaataagtaagaatGTGGCATTCTTTCTGTGGCATTTCACTCTGAATCCTAAGGTACCCCAATGAATAGATCCCATTTTGGTCCCAACAGCAGTAAATGTTCTTATCTGAATGGTGTAGTTTTaattctgggtttgaatctaaaTTAGAAATGCCACCATTTAGGTTATGGAGAAGGCCAGGGGGAAAGAAACATTGAAGAGAAAGGGAGTtggtagagacagagacagagcaacACAAAGGGTACAGATAAGAAGGTAATATGTattggggaaaagatggaaagattcaGTTAAGTTCAAGAGGGTTAAAGgagagaagagtaaaaaaaaaaaacaagaggagacagagagaggaaaaataggtctaagggagaggagagaggaaaaaagacaagAGAGGGTTAGAGAAAGGTAAGTAGAGAAGGATGcaataaatacagaaaaggaTGCAATGAGTACAGAAAGGGATGCAATAAATACAGAAGAGAAAGAGTAGAAGGCATTGAGAATGAAGACAAAGTAGGAGAAAGATAGGTGGGGTAAAAGATAGAGggcaaggagaaaaaagagagagagaaagacaatgaaaggaagaaaagaaggaaggtaacccagatgagagagggaaggaaaagatgaTAGGAAAGTGCTGGAGACAGATCAatgtagagaagagaagaggaagagtagGAGGGATAGAATATCTGAcacaagagaggaagaaaaatggacGAGAAAATACAGGGGAGTCAGGAATTGTCCCTTCAGATTTTcctaagaagggagaggaagaatgtgATTGCTAATCAGTGAAGCGGAGAAGAGCCATGGGGCTATTGAAAACTCCGGATTCATCTCTTCCCTATCCATCCTCCCAACCTTAACTCCAGCACCTTGAACCCTCCCAACTCCTTCAGGAACCCCGCAGTCCCGAGGATTGTACACATCCCCCACCCACCTGTCCAAGCTCCGCACAACAGGTCTGTGCGCAAGAGATAagctggggggtggggcagggggcCCTTCCCAGAGAATCTGCCCCCATTCCCAGACCATCTTCTCACTACAAATTAGACAGAGCATCTCCCAGAGATGGACaggaagggagggggggagacACCGAGGAGGAAGAGTGGGTGGGAAGAGGccaatgaaaggaaaaggaggaaaacaagAGGGAAGAGAGCgaaggagaagggatgggaagagggaggaggaatgggGAATCAGAGAATGCAGgcaaggagagggaaaaagggatgGCGACAGCTGGGAACGGAGAGCCCCAGCCGTAAAATAAAGGATGGAGATGGAGACGGGGAAGGAAAGATGCAAATATAGGTGAATGGAtggtggggggcggggagggggcaCGGAAACcgagatggggaaggaaggagagaagcatAAGAAATAGGGCCAGGACAGATGGAAATTTAAGgctgaaaaggaaggaggagaggaaaggacgCAGGAGCCAGGAAGGACAGAGCCTGGGCACCTGGGATGAGGGATGGAGATTGCAGGGTGTCACACTCACCTGCTCCGTGGCTGATGTTGCGGGATGGCTAGGGGGGCTAGAGGCCGTGAGGGGTTGGGGGGCTGCGGGGGGCGCCAGGCCAGGCGCATGGTCAGGGGACTAGCGGG belongs to Gracilinanus agilis isolate LMUSP501 chromosome 5, AgileGrace, whole genome shotgun sequence and includes:
- the LOC123250430 gene encoding PILR alpha-associated neural protein, which encodes MESRMWSTLLMSHLLPLWSLLLLPFPPPAQGSSTSSPRTPSAPARPPCARGGPSAPRHVCVWERAPPPSRSPRVSRSRRQVPPDTAPPATPSSFEEGPPSSQYPWAIVWGPTVSREDGGDPNSANPGFLPLDYFAVPHGLATPHPNSDSLRRGDGDGIILGGAPATLRPFLFGGRGEGVDPQLYVTITISIIIVLVATGIIFKFCWDRSQKRRRPSGQQGALRQEESQQPLTDLSPAGVTVLGSFGDSLTPTPDREEPHGGLRPVPPQPKGAPAFQLNRIPLVNL